The genomic segment CGGCAGTACTCTGCTGGCCCCATGGGAATGCGGTAGCGTCGTTCGCCGCAAGCCTGGTGCAGCCTGTCTGACAGTCCGGCCACTTCATTACCAAAAAGGACAAAGTGCTCCCTGGCGTCATCGACAGCTATTTCTGTGTAGGGCCGGTCAGCCTTGGTCGTAATGCCGTGGAGAGTGCCGCCACGCTGCTGGACATATTCCAGAAAAGCAGCTTCGCTCTGGTGAAGCTGTACTCCCAGGTGCTGCCAGTAGTCAAGGCCGGCCCGACGTAACTGCTTCTCCTCCAGGCTAAAACCGATAGGCTCCACCAGGTGCAGCCCGCAACCAGTGACCGTGCACATGCGACCAATATTTCCCGTGTTAGGCGGGATTTGCGGTGAAAACAAAACAATATGCAACATCTTTTTTCCTTGTGCTGATAATGGGAATTCAGTTAAATTAGCAGTGATATTGAGTCACGATGGCATGAAATGCTATTTTAGCTAAATTCTGAAAAATCGCACCTGCGACCATACGAGGCTAGCAGTATACTATCACGCTCACGCAAGGAGGAGCTCATGTTCAAGTCCATAGGTTCGAAAATTCTGCTGGCTATCGGGATTGCCTTGGTAGGCATGTCAGCCATCTTTATCTTTGTCGCTCGTATGGAGATCAACTCTATTTCCGAAGAAATGTTGGTAGAAAAAGCACGGGCCATCACGACCCAGGCAGAAAATGCCCGCAACTATGTCGCCAATATGAGTGATATGGGAGTGTTTGACGAGAATCTCCTTGAAGAGCAGTTTGAAGAACTACGCCAACTGCCTGAGCGCCGACGCATTGAAGAGCTGCGCAATATGGGTGTCTACTATACCATTCCCATCATTGCTGGCTGGCGCGTAGGGCTGGAGAACGCCGAGTTTGCCAATTACACCTTCCGGGTGCCCAAGTTTGAGCCCCGCAACCCCGACAATACCCCAACCCCTTTTGAGGCTGATATGTTGCGGGAAGCCACTGACCGGCAATTGGACGAGTTTTTCCGCATCAATAGAGATGACAATGCGCTCCACTATATGAAGCCCATAGTGCTGGATGAAAGCTGCATGGTGTGCCATGGCACACGGGCCGACAGTATCCGTGGCGACGGCGTGGATCCCCTGGGCTTTAAAATGGAAGGTTGGCGTGTAGGAGAAATACACGGCGCTTATGAAGTGATTGCCGATCTGGGCCCCATACAGGCCGCCGTTACCCGCACTGTGCTGCAGGTAATTGCCGTGGCTCTGGTTATGCTGGTGGCTATAACCCTCTTTATGATGAAATTCATTAACCGCACCATCACCCAGAAGATAAACACGGTGGTTGATGTGCTTGACAGCGCAGCCGATGGAGACTTCTCCCGTCGCGTTGACGAAGGGACATCCAGGGACGAAATCAGCTACCTGGTACGCTCAATCAACAAGACATTTGACGATTTGGGTAACTCCTTTGAGAAGCTGAACCAGTCCAGTATAGATGTAGCGAACCACAGCTCGCAGCTGAGCGAAACCACCGCAGCCATGAGTGAAGGTGCCACCGAACAGGCCGATGCGGTAGCTCAGGTCGCCAGTGCTGCTGAGGAGATGAGTTCAACTGTCGTGGAAATCTCGCGCCTCATATCCCAAAGTGCTGATCAGGCTACAGAAGCCAACGACACTGCCATGGAAGGTCGCAATGTGGTTTCCAAAGCCATGCACGAGATCAGCTCAGTACAGGCAGCTGCTGGTGAGTTAAACGATATGGTCAAACGCCTCAATGACAGCGCCAATGAGATTGGCCAGATTATTCAGGTTATTGACGAAGTAAGCGATCAAACCAATCTGCTGGCGCTCAATGCCGCCATCGAGGCCGCACGGGCCGGTGACCACGGGCGCGGTTTTGCCGTCGTTGCCGACGAAGTTCGCAAGCTTGCCGAGCGCACCCAGCACGCCACCAAAGAGATTGCCGACAAGATCAAGGGGATTCAGGGAGACGCTACTCGTACCAACGATACCATGGTCCATACCCAGGAGCGGGTAGAGCTGGCCAACGATCTGGCTGGTCAGGCGTCTCAGGCGCTGGAAACCATCGTCAATGTGGTGAGCTCTCTTAATGAGCAGTTCCAGCAGGTAGCTGCTGCCAGTGAAGAGCAGTCGGCTACTACCAGTGAAATCGCCCACAGCATAGATAATATCAAAAACGTAGCTGACGAAACCGCCAGGGGCTCCGAGGAAGCAGCACAGGCTATCGAGGATCTGTCCCGACTGGCCCGTGATATGAACACCGTAGTTAACGAATTCAAGTATCGCAAAAGCTCAGAAAGCGCTGGGGCGCTTCCAGCCAAAAGCCTGCGCCTCAAGGAGTAATATGCTGTCCCAATTTCAGCGCCCCGGCTTCAACCCATGGTGGTTGAAGTCGGGGCTTTTCCTGCTCTGGTTGCTGATATCAACTCCTGTCGCCCAGGCCATTCCTCACCCAGACTACAGCTTCGATGTATATGAGGTGCCCAAAGCTTCCAAGTGGCGCGAAGGACCGCGTATCCTCATTATTGGCGGTATTCACGGGGATGAACCCGGTGGCTATCTGGCTGCGGAGTATGCCCTGGATGGAACCGTCAGCCAGGGGAAAGTACACATCATTCCCCGCATTAACAAGCGGGCCATTATTCTCAACTACCGCGGCTTTCACGCCGACATGAATCGCCTCTTCCGAGATGACATAGAGCCCTCTATTCCCGAAGAGTACACGGTGCGCGAGCTTATCCGGATTCTGCCGCAGTACGATTACGTCCTCAGCCTGCACGACGGCAGTGGCTACTACCACCCCACTTATATCGACTCACAGCGTAACCCCCTGCGCTATGGCCAGTCCATCATCATCGACACTGATGTCTATGAACACACCCGCCACGGCAACGTCTGCCTGCAGTGCATTGCCGACGAAGTGGTCGCTCATGTCAATGCCCACAAAATCCAGGATGGCCACCGCTTCCACGTGAGCAATCACGAGACCGCCAGCGAGCAAACCAGCCATGTGGAGCAGCGCACCAGCCTGACCTACTACACCCTCACCCGGCTGGGCATCCCCGCCTTCTGTTCTGAAGCTTCCAAGCTGTTGCCGGACAATGCCCACAAGGTCTACTACCACATGCATGTCATCGACAGTTTTCTGCAGGCAACCGGGGTTGGATACCAGGCCCCGGAACATGATCTGGCATCACTCAATCAATTTTTGGATGAAACCCGGACCCTTCGTGCCGTAGAAATATTTATTAACGATGAGCCCCGCATGGTTCCACCCAGTGCACGGCTCCACCTTCGTCCCGGCGACACCATCGCCGTCGGTGCCATTCTGGGAGATCGCAAACAACCGTGGTTCCCCGACATCTACGGCACAGGCAATTACAACGATCGCGGCATCACTCACACCGTGGATCAGGAAACCAAAATCGTTATTCGCAGTGATAACCAGGATATGGGAACCATTCAGGTGCGTCTGGCAGATGAGCCGGTTGAGTATTTTGAAGTGGTGGTGGATGGAGAGCAAAAGACACTGCGCCAGGGAGAAATAGTCCACGCTCATCGCAGTTTTGAAGTACTCACAGGTACCGGCAGGCAGCAGAGCGACAGCATGGTAAATGTTCAGGGCTATGTGCCGCCGGGGCTAGAAGGGAAGGTTCCCGATGACCGGAGCTACGCCCTCCACCCTAAAGAGCTGGACTGGCGCTTTTCTGTGCATCGCCAGGGCTTAAAATACCGGGTGCACGGTTTTGACGACCACAGTTACCGCTCTACCGGTGAAGTCTATTTTACCGTGGACGACGTATATGGGCGGTAGTCAAAACATCTGGCGCAGTACCAGTGCCGTACTGACTCCGTCATCCAGATTCACTCGCCCCTGACGGTTCCCGTCGGCGTCGTAGATACGCCACCGTCGATTGATAGATGAGCTTAACTCAAGACTCAAGATGGTTCCGGGAACCACCATATACTCTACAAACCCGGTTGCCTGGTATCCGGCCATATCTACATAGCCAGCGGACTGCAAGGGACTGTTATCCTTTAGGCGAAAGTTGCCCTGACCAAAAGACGCCTTGGCCCCGACGCTGAGTTGCCGGTCGAAGCGGTAACGAATCTGGGTATTGGGAAAACCCAGACTGGCAGAGATGCCCTCCTGCATGGGCGCACGGTAGCGCACAAAACCCATGGGCAAAACATACTCCCTGAGGGGAGTGTACGCGACGGCGATACCTATACCCGTCTCCCAGTCGTCGCTGTGATTGTAGCCCCACATGGTGTAGCCAAAGAGACTGTACGCTTTCTCGACCTCCCGCTCATAACGGGCGCCCAGACCCAGGCCATAATAGGTATTCCAGGTTTCTCCCGCCTCCCGATTGCCGTAGCCAAAATTTATGCGCTGCAAAGTTCCCCAGGGGTCTTCGCCACCAGCATCAAGCGCCGAAGGAAGGTTCCAGGGCTGATCCCATGAGTAGCGGGTGCGTGTGTAGGAAAAGCGATAATTATCCTGGCTGACGTTCAGCCGCTGAGAGCGTGACTCCACCTTGGCGCTATTACTGTTAAGCCCTGACGATGGCTGCTGTTCAAACTGGATGCCAAAGGTCGTCATGGCAGCACTGCCCCCCGGCAGCAGAGTAGAAATCAAGAGTGCCGCGAGAGGCACTGACCATAAGCGGACAGCACGACGCAATAAATAAGTTGGTGACAGATACATAGTTGTGAGGTCTCCTGATAGAGTGTCGCCGTAAATACTTGCAGCCAACGGGCAGAAAAGTGAAAGCCTATGTCGACAATAGACCTGCTTGGTGAAAATACACCGATTCAAGTCGCATGACAACTGAATCTGATTTTGCTAATCTGATCGCAGCCTTACACTATCACTAAAGCGAAAAGCACCAGTGGCCGTGCTGATGGCTACTGAAAAGAGCACCCTCGCAAGATATCCTGACAGGAGCATCATGGATCCCTCCCTTTTTGACCATACCCCTCGCCCCTTGGCAGCAAGACTGCGGCCCACCGATTTTGACGACTTCGTCGGCCAGCGTCATCTGCTGGGTGAGCGCTCACTGCTACGGCGCATGGTGGAGGAGGACAAGCTGGTAAGTGCCATATTCACGGGGCCGCCAGGGACGGGCAAAACTACCCTGGCCCACATCATCAGCCAACGCACCCAAAGTTACTTTGCAACTCTCAACGCAGTTAACGCCGGCACAGCGGATATTCGGGCCATCTGCAAGGATGCTAAAGAACTGCGCCGGCACCAGGGACAGCGAACCGTGCTCTTCATCGATGAAATCCACCGTTTCAACAAAATTCAGCAGGACGCCCTGTTACCGGAGGTGGAGAGCGGTAACATCATCCTCATCGGCGCATCCACCCAGAACCCCTCCTTTGCCCTGGTCCCGGCCCTGCTTTCCCGGACCGTACTCTTTGAGTTGCACGCCCTGGATGACGAAGACATCAAGCATTTGGTGGAGCGAGGCTGTCGTGAATTGGGAGTTACCCTTGATGAAGAGGCTCAAGAGGCCGTATTGACCCTGTGCTCCGGTGATGGTCGTCGCTGTCTCAATACTATTGAGGCCGCCGCTCTGCTGTGCCACCGAAACCACATCAATCGACAGGACATTCAGAACAGTACCCCCCGCAAAATTGTCCGTTACGATAAAAATGAGGACAACCACTACGACTATATCAGTGCCTTTATCAAGTCGGTACGGGGCAGCGATCCCGACAGCGCCCTGTACTACCTGGCCGTAATGCTGGAGGCAGGGGAAGACCCCCTCTTTATCGCCCGGCGATTGGCTATTCTGGCATCAGAAGACATAGGCAACGCCTCTCCGGGAGCCATCAACATGGCCGCCTCTACCATGACCATTGTCGAGCGCATCGGCATGCCCGAAGCCCGCATCACCCTGGCCCAAACCACCGTTTTTCTCTGCCTCAGCCCCAAATCCAACGCCGCCTACCTGGCGATAGACAAGGCCCTGGCCAGTGTGCGCAAGGAGAGAGTACTGGAAGTGCCGGACCATCTGAAAAACTTCAAGCTGCGGGCCGGCAAGGCCAGTTATCAGTATCCCCACGACTTTGGCGGATTTGTGCGTCAGAACTACATGACACAAAAACGCACCTTTTATGAACCAACCGAAAACGGCCACGAAGCGAAAATGAAGGAATTCTATCATGCACTCTGGGGAGAAGAAGGGCCCAATACTGGCTCTTGATATTGGCAGCAAACGCACTGGTGTCGCCGTCAGCGACAGTCAACGTCAGATGGCGTCCACCCTCAGGACCCTCGAGCGGCAGGACTACCAGCAGATGCTGCACCGCATAGGCAAATACATAAAAGAGTACGAAGTAAAGCTGATGGTAGTTGGGATTCCCCTGGACTCCCGGGACGGATCCTATACCCCCAAGGCCATAGAGATCGCCGCCGAGGCGCGTGAGCTGCAAAAGCACTTTGGGATTAGCGTCATCGGTGTAGATGAGCGATTCAGCACCAGCAAGAGCAATGACTTTCTCATCGAAGTGGCTGATCTCTCCCGCAAGAAGCGCAAAAAGGTAGTGGATACCATGGCTGCCCAGAGCATTCTGCAGGGCTACCTGGATGATCCGAAAAAGGGAATAGACTTGAGGGACATTCCGGATGGGAAGTGCCAGGATACTGGCAGTGAGTAGTTCCCACTGGTTTACTGCAGCAGCTGCATCACCATATGGGGCATGGCGTTGGCGTGGCCAAGCATGGAGGTTCCGGCCTGGCTCAGCATCTGGGCGGTAACCAGCCGGGTCATTTCTTTACTGACATTGACATCACGAATCCGGCTCTCCGATGCCTGCAGGCTTTCAAAGGCCACGTTCAAGCTGTTAATGGAGTGATCCAGACGATTCTGCATGCTGCCCAGTTTGCCCCGCTGGGAGGAGACCTGGCTGATGGCGCGGTCCAGCAGGGCTATGGAGTGCTGGGCCCGGTCCATATCCTGTACCGTTACCCGATCAATGCCCAAGGCCGATGATGAGAGATTCCCAATGCCCAGGGTCACATTCTGGCCGCTGTTGGCTCCGATGTGCAGGGAGATAGCACTGTCCACCAGGTGCACCCGAAAGTCGTGACGATTTTCCATACCACCGGTAAAAGTAAAACCCACCCGGTCGTCATCCCACCGCACATCCAGCCCTGCGTTTACTCCCAGCTGCACGTCCACATTGGGTCCCAGCAGGGCACGCAGGTTTTCGCCTGAATACCGGGTACGGGGTGTGACAGGCTGACCGTCGTGGGCGTCATTGACGGAAACAATGTATTCGGTTTCCCGCGAAGCCTTGACCTCTGCAAAACCCAGTGCCTTGAGCAGGCTCTCGTCACCGCTGAAAGTCAGATCACCACTGGAGCCGGCCACCGCGGAGTGGGCCACTATGGTACCACCAATAGAGTGATAGGTGCCCTCAACCGTCCCTGCGGTACTGGCTAGAGAATTATGACTGTAAAAAGTGGGAGTGTCGGCAAAGTTACTCATGTCGGTGGGCCACACCACATTCCAGCCGTAATCAGCAATGGGTTGACCACTGAAGTTGGAAGCGGTATTGGCGTCAATCACCTTGTCGGCGGTCAACACGTCTCCATTATCCACCAAGTAGCCACCGATAGCACCGGTGTCGCCAGTAGTGTCGGTTTTCAACTTGTTGTAGTAGTTATCGACAATGGCACCGGCATTGGCAAAAAGATCAGCCGTCGACTGTCCGGTACGGGCTAAAATGGCATCTTCCAGGCTGGTGCCGGACTTCAGGTCATCCATGATATCCCGAATACCATTGCCACCGGCAGTTTTCACTGCGTCGTGCAGGTGCCAGGTCATAACATATCCACCGGAATAGCTGGCATTTGCAGGGGGAAAGTGATCTTTCGTCGTTCGGGCAGTGTCAATATAACTTACTATAGCAGCCCTGTCCGCCTCGTAATCCGTCACATAAGCCTCGGCACGACCGTGAATAAACTCCGCTGTACCTTCCTTGAACCAGTAGTCTACATTATCGTCTCGGAAGTCCATATTGACCGCCATGGTGGCATGCACCATCTCGTGAGCCGTGATACGTGGGGCGCAGTACTGTAAACCAGCCTCTGACAAGTGCTCCACATCGCCTTCCGGCCAGGTATGGGGATGAAAGTCCGCTGCATCGATGTAAAAATCGGCCGTTTGCGCAACGCCAGTTCCATCGTAACTGTATGCAATCAGCCCCAGCACACCAAAGGGCTCGTCGTTGTATATGTGCATACCAAGATCCATGCCGGTGCCGATAATGCCGTACTGTTCCTCGATGCGGGACATGGAACTTTCCAGCCAGCCGTACTTCATGGCATTGACGATATCGGTTATGGCATCACCGGTAAGCCCCGGATGGCCACCCATAAAGAAGGCGGCGGCGTCATCACCGGAAATTACTCTTCCTGGCCCAGGCCTTCCTTGATAGCTTCATTTATCTTACGTGAAAGGTCATCCAGGGTATCGGTCTTTTCGATATAGAATGAGGTGGAGCGGCCATCGCCCTGATTGATAGTAATTTCCTGGGCGCTTTCCAGCAAGAAGCGCTCATTGTCATAGAAATTGGCCACCTGATCAAGTTTGGTGCGCCCCGTGGCAGTGTCCGTTTCAACAACCTGTCCCTGAATCGTATAGGCGTTACTTCCGGTTTGCGTGTCACCTTCAACCGCGTAGGCGTTGGTGACTTCGGCCACGGAGCCGGAGAGATCGCCGGAGAGTTTGCGCAGTGAGTCGTCACTGATTTTGGTAAATATATTGGACTTTAAAATCTGCCCCTGGCCGCCAAGGGCGGTGGCGCTGACTTCATAGTTTCCGGAACCGCGCAACGCCAAGGCAGCATCCCCCTCATTCAGGGCGCCACGCAAGTGGAGCTTCACATCCCCGTCATCGCTGGACCACATGGCCGATGCGCTGCCATCCAACAGGCGTTTTTGGTTAAAGTGGGTACTGCTTGCAATCCGGTCAACTTCCTGGCGCAGCTGTTCAACTTCCCGTTGAATATGTTGCCGATCACCGGAAGTCAAGGTGCCATTGGAAGCCTGTACCGAAAGCTCCCGCATGCGCTGGAGTATGGAGTGAGTTTCATTGAGGGCGCCTTCAGCGGTTTGGATCAGGGAGATACCATCCTGGGAGTTGCGAATGGCTCGGTCAATACCGCCAATCTGGCCTCGCATGCGCTCTGATATTGCCAAGCCGGCCGCGTCATCAGCAGCACGATTTATGCGCAAACCAGTTGAGAGATTGCGAATGCTCTCGGAAAGCGTCCCCTGATTGGTGCGGACGTGGTTCTGTGCAACCAGTGATGGAATATTGGTATTGATGACCATAACGGACCTTCCCTGATCCTTTTTTTCCCCAACCATCCTTGGATGGGATCTACGCTCTACACTGAGCTTATGTTGTTAATATCGACAAGTTACCAAAAGTGTCAATACTTTTTCTTTGCTGTCGGTGCAACCATTAACCTCCCCCTCAGGATTGTGACACATCAGCCCATAAGTATTTCGTTTACTCATGATGCTTCCCACTGATCTGCATTGTTCACATGCTAATTAAAAAAAATTTCTATTTTCCGGATGACGCATATGGGGTAAAGTAAGTGAATTGCCAGTATTTGTGAGGTGAGCATCATGTACCAAGATGTGCGGCCCATTGACCCAACAACCGACAGCACCACCACGGTTCAGCGATATGAAAATCTCCTGCACACGGGCCAGCTGCACTCCTGCATCCTGGCCACCGACGAGTTTGAGCACGCAGCCAAATCCATTCCCATTCTGTTTATGCGCCACCCCCAGACTAAAGCCCTGGCTGCCATAAGCCTTCTTGGCCTTCAGCCTGGCCGCAATCTCTGCCTCGATCATGACGGTAACTGGCGCGCCGGCGTCTACCTCCCTGCCTACATCCGCTGTTACCCCTTCATGTTTATGGAAAAAGAAGGCAAGCTGCTTCCGTCCCTGGACCGACAGGCGTCAGTTGTGAGTACCGGCAAAGGGGAGAGGCTGTACGATGACCAGGGCAATCCCACGCCCTATCTCCAGTCGATACTGGGGTTGCTACAGGAGTTTCACAATGCCCAGGTGCGCACGCGGCAGTTTATTCAGCATATGGAAAAGCTGGATGTGCTGGAAAGTATGACTATGGATGTGAATGCCGCCGGCGAGAAGTTCCGGCTGGCCAACTTCATTCGCATAAGCGAGCAAAAGCTGGCCAAAATCCCTGAGCAACAACAGGCTTACCTGATACAAAGCGGTCTATACCGCATTATAGCTGCCCACCTGATGTCGCTAAACAACCTGAAGCACCTGGGCACGTGGCAGGCGGAGCTTCATTGAACGTCAGGGGGAGAGAGCACGCTACTCCCCTGAACCTACCAGTGGAAGCTCTTTGGTAACCTGAAAATAAACGACCCGGGTAATGCCATCATCCTCGCTGCCGTGGCTGGTGCGCCGCAGGGATTCCACCAGCTGCTGTAGGGTGGATAAGCGTTAGCGCATCCACCAAGAATATATGATTTTGCTCTATGGATTTTATCCATGCGTTCAGTTCCGATGAGTGGATGCTCAGTCAGCGCCCAAAGCCGCTCTTTTAGATTCTCGAGATATCTTAAGGACTGGCTCGCTCCCCAGTTGCTCAAGCTAAATTGATAAATGCCTTTCAGATCATTTAGAGCGACAGGTGATATAATCAATCGGTAATCACTCATAGCCTAAAGATCACCCCGGGCGGCATCAAACAGGCGGTCCAGACCTTTCCTGGTTTCAATCTCGATCCCTTCTCCCCGGTCAAGTTGATCCACTCCGACCTGGAGCTGCTCACGAAGGCGGGCGAGCTTGATTTCATAAATCCACTCCTCATGCGCATCCATAAAGCGCAATGCTTCCCGGATAACTTCGCTGGCATTGTTGTAGAGACCACTTTCAACCTTGGCTTTAACTCGTGATTCCAGTTCCCGGGTCAATGATATGTGCATGGCTCTCACCTTTTATCTAAAGATTGTAGTTACAATATGGCTTCTTCCTCAAAGATTGTCAATGTTTGTATGTGGCCGTGCAAAACCAGGAGTCAGGAAAATGGGAACACGACTCTCTCCTGCTTCGCCGCAATTCCCATGCCCTTTGTGGCATCGGGATATTTTTTTGCAAAAAAAACACAACATGAAACGCAGATGAAATTTTCACGTGCAATAATAATTCATCAGAGTGTGGTGGGCTTTTGCCTGCTTCCTGAAGCCAGAAACTATAACCATATAATTTGTGTGTCAAGGGTCAAGGTTATTTTCCACCCCCGTGGTCACGCTTATTTTCCACCTCTTTGGTTTTTGGCGTAGAAAGTCACTGTTGATTTCTCCTCTCTGGACTTAGTCTCTTTCTGAACGATTCTCCTTTCATGGCGATATGATGTGCCCGATGGGCCAGTCGATCCATCAGTGAATTTGCCATCACTGGATCAGGGAATAAGTCGAGCCAGTCACCGGGGGGACGGTTCGAGGTGATGATGATGCTTCCCCTGTTATGACGTTCTGCCACGACCTCGTAGAGGTCGTGGGCCTGTTCGTGCTCAAGGCTGCTCAGGCCGAAGTCATCGATGATCAGTAATTTTGGTTTCAGTACCTCCTTCATTGCATTGGCATGGTCGTTGTGGATACGTGCCTGGGCAAACTGACGGTAGAGTTTACTGGCGGTGATAAAGCGTACGGTGTGATCACTGCGGCAGGCCTGATTACCAAGGGCCTGAGCCAGGTGAGTTTTGCCCGTGCCGGGTGGGCCGTAGAGGATGATATTCTCTGTCTTTTCGATGTAGATGCCGGTTGCCAGATCCTTGATCTGTTTGTGGTTCACGCCGGGAAGGGCGCTGAAGTCAAAGTCCTCCAGTGCTTTTTGCTCGTTGAAGTGCGCCTGTTTGATGCGTCGCTGCAGTGACCGGGCTTTGCGACGCTCTACTTCGTCCTGCAGGATGGTGTGCAGAAAGTCCATGTAGCCAAGACTTGAACTGCGGGCCTGATCCAGGCGCACCTCAAGGGAGTCAGCAATGCCGCTGAGCCTAAGGGTCCTGAGGGTGCGTTCAAGGTGATGGTCGAGGGATAGTGTCATGGGATACTTCTCCAAAGCTGTTGGCATTGTGCAGCAGTTCTCTGGCCTCTGGTGAGGGAGCAGGTTGTTTTGGCAGTGGTTGGCGCGGCTGGGGAATACCATTTTCAAGTAATGACTTTATGCCACGGTAATGGGGTGCACTGTGCTGCAGGACATACTCGCAGACTTGATTGAGTTTTTTTGCACCATGCTTTTCTGCCAGCTTCAGTATTGACTGCGCCTTGCGCAGGTGCACCAACCCTCCAGGTGCAAGAACATCCTCAATGAGCTTCTGCACATGGGGTCCAGCACGGCGGGCTTTATGCTGGCAATTCTTTGGGTAAGAGTACAGGAAGTGCTGCTTGTCTTCGGGATAATCGCTGTTGTCAGTGAACCACTGTCCAGACTCTTTGGCACGAGGATGGACCTTGATGAGCTCTTCGTTATGGAAGATCTGCACCTTGTCGATTCCTCCCCTTACCCACACCTTCTGCTTTACATAACGGGATGGGACGGAGTAATAGCTGCGCCCAAAGACAATGTGACAATCCGGGTGCACCTTGTGCTGCGCCCAGATAGGCAGATCAAAAGGATCCATGGGCAGGCAGTGTAGCTTGGGCTGCTCATGGGCAA from the Desulfurispira natronophila genome contains:
- a CDS encoding SapC family protein, which codes for MYQDVRPIDPTTDSTTTVQRYENLLHTGQLHSCILATDEFEHAAKSIPILFMRHPQTKALAAISLLGLQPGRNLCLDHDGNWRAGVYLPAYIRCYPFMFMEKEGKLLPSLDRQASVVSTGKGERLYDDQGNPTPYLQSILGLLQEFHNAQVRTRQFIQHMEKLDVLESMTMDVNAAGEKFRLANFIRISEQKLAKIPEQQQAYLIQSGLYRIIAAHLMSLNNLKHLGTWQAELH
- the ruvX gene encoding Holliday junction resolvase RuvX produces the protein MHSGEKKGPILALDIGSKRTGVAVSDSQRQMASTLRTLERQDYQQMLHRIGKYIKEYEVKLMVVGIPLDSRDGSYTPKAIEIAAEARELQKHFGISVIGVDERFSTSKSNDFLIEVADLSRKKRKKVVDTMAAQSILQGYLDDPKKGIDLRDIPDGKCQDTGSE
- a CDS encoding M99 family carboxypeptidase catalytic domain-containing protein yields the protein MLSQFQRPGFNPWWLKSGLFLLWLLISTPVAQAIPHPDYSFDVYEVPKASKWREGPRILIIGGIHGDEPGGYLAAEYALDGTVSQGKVHIIPRINKRAIILNYRGFHADMNRLFRDDIEPSIPEEYTVRELIRILPQYDYVLSLHDGSGYYHPTYIDSQRNPLRYGQSIIIDTDVYEHTRHGNVCLQCIADEVVAHVNAHKIQDGHRFHVSNHETASEQTSHVEQRTSLTYYTLTRLGIPAFCSEASKLLPDNAHKVYYHMHVIDSFLQATGVGYQAPEHDLASLNQFLDETRTLRAVEIFINDEPRMVPPSARLHLRPGDTIAVGAILGDRKQPWFPDIYGTGNYNDRGITHTVDQETKIVIRSDNQDMGTIQVRLADEPVEYFEVVVDGEQKTLRQGEIVHAHRSFEVLTGTGRQQSDSMVNVQGYVPPGLEGKVPDDRSYALHPKELDWRFSVHRQGLKYRVHGFDDHSYRSTGEVYFTVDDVYGR
- a CDS encoding methyl-accepting chemotaxis protein yields the protein MFKSIGSKILLAIGIALVGMSAIFIFVARMEINSISEEMLVEKARAITTQAENARNYVANMSDMGVFDENLLEEQFEELRQLPERRRIEELRNMGVYYTIPIIAGWRVGLENAEFANYTFRVPKFEPRNPDNTPTPFEADMLREATDRQLDEFFRINRDDNALHYMKPIVLDESCMVCHGTRADSIRGDGVDPLGFKMEGWRVGEIHGAYEVIADLGPIQAAVTRTVLQVIAVALVMLVAITLFMMKFINRTITQKINTVVDVLDSAADGDFSRRVDEGTSRDEISYLVRSINKTFDDLGNSFEKLNQSSIDVANHSSQLSETTAAMSEGATEQADAVAQVASAAEEMSSTVVEISRLISQSADQATEANDTAMEGRNVVSKAMHEISSVQAAAGELNDMVKRLNDSANEIGQIIQVIDEVSDQTNLLALNAAIEAARAGDHGRGFAVVADEVRKLAERTQHATKEIADKIKGIQGDATRTNDTMVHTQERVELANDLAGQASQALETIVNVVSSLNEQFQQVAAASEEQSATTSEIAHSIDNIKNVADETARGSEEAAQAIEDLSRLARDMNTVVNEFKYRKSSESAGALPAKSLRLKE
- a CDS encoding replication-associated recombination protein A, producing the protein MDPSLFDHTPRPLAARLRPTDFDDFVGQRHLLGERSLLRRMVEEDKLVSAIFTGPPGTGKTTLAHIISQRTQSYFATLNAVNAGTADIRAICKDAKELRRHQGQRTVLFIDEIHRFNKIQQDALLPEVESGNIILIGASTQNPSFALVPALLSRTVLFELHALDDEDIKHLVERGCRELGVTLDEEAQEAVLTLCSGDGRRCLNTIEAAALLCHRNHINRQDIQNSTPRKIVRYDKNEDNHYDYISAFIKSVRGSDPDSALYYLAVMLEAGEDPLFIARRLAILASEDIGNASPGAINMAASTMTIVERIGMPEARITLAQTTVFLCLSPKSNAAYLAIDKALASVRKERVLEVPDHLKNFKLRAGKASYQYPHDFGGFVRQNYMTQKRTFYEPTENGHEAKMKEFYHALWGEEGPNTGS
- a CDS encoding flagellin; the encoded protein is MGGHPGLTGDAITDIVNAMKYGWLESSMSRIEEQYGIIGTGMDLGMHIYNDEPFGVLGLIAYSYDGTGVAQTADFYIDAADFHPHTWPEGDVEHLSEAGLQYCAPRITAHEMVHATMAVNMDFRDDNVDYWFKEGTAEFIHGRAEAYVTDYEADRAAIVSYIDTARTTKDHFPPANASYSGGYVMTWHLHDAVKTAGGNGIRDIMDDLKSGTSLEDAILARTGQSTADLFANAGAIVDNYYNKLKTDTTGDTGAIGGYLVDNGDVLTADKVIDANTASNFSGQPIADYGWNVVWPTDMSNFADTPTFYSHNSLASTAGTVEGTYHSIGGTIVAHSAVAGSSGDLTFSGDESLLKALGFAEVKASRETEYIVSVNDAHDGQPVTPRTRYSGENLRALLGPNVDVQLGVNAGLDVRWDDDRVGFTFTGGMENRHDFRVHLVDSAISLHIGANSGQNVTLGIGNLSSSALGIDRVTVQDMDRAQHSIALLDRAISQVSSQRGKLGSMQNRLDHSINSLNVAFESLQASESRIRDVNVSKEMTRLVTAQMLSQAGTSMLGHANAMPHMVMQLLQ
- a CDS encoding tRNA (cytidine(34)-2'-O)-methyltransferase — its product is MLHIVLFSPQIPPNTGNIGRMCTVTGCGLHLVEPIGFSLEEKQLRRAGLDYWQHLGVQLHQSEAAFLEYVQQRGGTLHGITTKADRPYTEIAVDDAREHFVLFGNEVAGLSDRLHQACGERRYRIPMGPAEYCRSLNLASSAAVVIYDILRRTGFPGMA
- a CDS encoding type II toxin-antitoxin system ParD family antitoxin yields the protein MHISLTRELESRVKAKVESGLYNNASEVIREALRFMDAHEEWIYEIKLARLREQLQVGVDQLDRGEGIEIETRKGLDRLFDAARGDL